A part of Capsicum annuum cultivar UCD-10X-F1 chromosome 6, UCD10Xv1.1, whole genome shotgun sequence genomic DNA contains:
- the LOC107873141 gene encoding pentatricopeptide repeat-containing protein At4g02750 produces MEEKDVVSWNLMISGYVNNRRLEIALELFDSMDEKNVVSRTSVICGYVRKGNMVEARNIFEAMPTKDMAAWNVMISGYTDVGDVHTVSFLFQAMPNRDTGIWNLMISGYCKEGELEKSKDYFEQMLRRNVVSWTMMIDGYVKSGKLHEAKCLFDEMPEKNLITWSTMISGYAKNGKPSAALELFKNFKKQSLDLDETFILGVISACSQLGIVDAVESVISDDVGSRYFSDSHVVNSLIDLYAKCGNIEKALQVFEVADKKDFCCYSTLIAAFANHGLVEKTVSLFEDMQRKNFDPDEVTFLGILSACNHEGLVNEGRRYFKQMAEEFRIQPTDKHYACMVDILGRGGFLEEAHEMILSMHVAPTSAVWGAMLAASNVHRNVQLAEIASSELFKIEPENSRNCILLSNIYAAAGKWRDVARVRALIREHHVKKIGDLAGLSWVLQCLSL; encoded by the coding sequence ATGGAGGAAAAGGATGTTGTTTCTTGGAACTTAATGATATCGGGTTATGTGAATAATAGAAGACTTGAAATTGCACTAGAGTTGTTCGATAGCATGGATGAGAAAAATGTAGTTTCTCGGACTAGTGTGATATGTGGCTATGTTAGGAAGGGAAATATGGTAGAGGCTAGGAATATTTTTGAGGCTATGCCTACTAAGGATATGGCTGCTTGGAATGTGATGATTTCGGGGTACACTGATGTTGGTGATGTGCACACAGTGAGCTTTCTATTTCAGGCAATGCCAAACCGTGACACTGGAATATGGAATTTGATGATATCAGGGTATTGTAAGGAGGGTGAGTTGGAAAAATCAAAGGACTACTTTGAACAAATGCTCCGTAGGAATGTGGTGTCGTGGACTATGATGATAGATGGCTATGTTAAGTCTGGGAAATTGCATGAAGCAAAGtgtttatttgatgaaatgccgGAGAAAAATCTCATTACATGGTCTACCATGATTAGTGGTTATGCTAAGAATGGGAAGCCTTCTGCTGCCTTAGAATTGTTCAAAAACTTTAAAAAGCAGAGTCTTGATCTGGATGAGACTTTTATTTTAGGTGTCATCTCAGCCTGCTCTCAATTAGGGATTGTAGACGCAGTTGAGTCAGTAATAAGTGATGATGTAGGATCCAGATATTTTTCTGATTCACATGTTGTTAACAGTCTAATAGACCTCTATGCGAAGTGCGGAAATATTGAGAAAGCCTTGCAAGTATTTGAAGTGGCGGATAAAAAAGATTTCTGTTGTTATAGTACATTGATTGCTGCGTTTGCTAATCATGGTTTAGTTGAAAAAACAGTGTCTTTATTTGAGGATATGCAAAGAAAGAACTTTGATCCTGATGAAGTAACTTTTCTTGGGATTTTGAGTGCTTGCAACCATGAAGGACTTGTCAATGAAGGGAGGAGGTACTTTAAACAAATGGCTGAAGAATTCAGAATCCAGCCCACAGATAAACATTATGCATGCATGGTTGATATCCTTGGCCGTGGTGGGTTCCTTGAGGAGGCCCATGAAATGATATTGAGTATGCATGTGGCACCCACATCAGCCGTTTGGGGTGCAATGCTTGCAGCTAGCAATGTTCACCGTAATGTCCAGTTGGCTGAAATTGCATCATCTGAGTTATTCAAGATTGAGCCTGAGAATTCTAGAAATTGCATTCTCTTGTCTAATATTTATGCTGCTGCAGGAAAATGGCGTGATGTAGCTAGAGTAAGGGCACTGATTAGAGAGCACCACGTGAAAAAAATTGGGGATCTAGCTGGATTGAGCTGGGTTCTGCAGTGCCTGAGTTTGTAA